In Clostridium ljungdahlii DSM 13528, the genomic window TACCTGCTCCATTTCTACCTATAAATCCTGTAATTTTCCCTTTTTCAAGGGAAAATGATACATCTTTCAGTTCAAAAGCAGGATATTTCTTACATAGATTTTTTACTTCAAGTACACTCATTCCTTATCACCTTCTCTTTCAGAAATATCTCCGTCAAAAATTGTTTCAGTTAATTTAGTAAAAAGTGACTTTGGAGGTATAGCAATACCTTTCTTCTTATCAGCAAGAACTATAATAGTATCACCGGGCTTGATGTCAAAAATGTCTCTAGCTTCTTTTGGAATAACAAATTGCCCTTTTTCACCGATTTTTACTGTCCACGCATACTTGTCTTTTGGGTGCTTCATATTATTTCCTCTTTTCATTATTAATATTGTATGATAAGTATGATTTGTATAACTAAATTATACTCACTTATTTTAATAAGTCAAGATTTTGAACAAAAATTGTCCCCAGCTGTGCTTTCAATTAGGGAAATTTTTTATTCTTCTATATTCTATGAAAGTTAATATTATCATTATAATATCAAAAACGGTTAGTATTATTAGCCAACTTGAAGGATGAAGTATATATCTATAAATTTGGTAAATTATAAACAAAATCAATGATATTATAGTAAGTGGATAAGCCCAAGACTTTCTTTTCCATAGAAATATTATAAGAATTAATTTGACTATTCCATGAGAAATCAAATAGAACACTCCAAAATATTGCGTACTTATGGTAAATTTTGAACTTAATTTTATCATAAAATTTGCAATAACATCTCTTGGATCTTCCGATAACTCATGTTGTGTTAACAAAACAACTAAATCACTTAATCTACTTGGATTTAAAAAAAGTAATAAAACTCCACCTATAATTTCTAAAAAACCATCAATAAATTTTATTAATATTCCAATTTCAAATCCTTTATGAAATATATTACTATTTGTACTAAATTTCATTAAGTTCGATATTATAATCACCTGCTCTCACTACTACTTAAACTAAATAATAAATTATAATACTTATTATTTATATATTTGCTTTATTAATTCATATTGTAAATTCTCTTTCTACTTAACCTATATTATAAATAATGATATAATTCACTTATAAGTTGATTCACAAAGGTAAAATTAATACGAAGTAAATTATTAAATGAAATATGATGTTAAAATATTTGTAAAGATTATAGGAAAAGTGGGATTTTTATGTATTATTGTGCATTATGTACTATTCATGCTTGTAATAAAAAGGATTTGGATAAAGCGCCAAAAAATTGTCCAAGTCTTGATGAGAAAATGAAAAAAATTAAAGAGGTCTATAAAGATGAAGAAAATTTTAAAATTGCTAAAGCATCAGCATTAGTTGTGAGTGAGGGATATGGTGAAAAGACAAGATTAGAAGAAACAATTGATTTTGCTAAAAGATGTCAGTATAAAAATATAGGAATTGCATTCTGTGTTGGCTTATCTAACGAAGCTAAGATTTTAAGTAAAGTTCTTAGTTATAATGGATTTACTGTAAATTCTGTAATTTGTAAAAATGGAGGTATATCAAAAGATTTTATTGATATAGATTCAAATGTACCAATGTGTAATCCAATAGGTCAGGCGAATTTTTTAAATGAAGCTAAAACAGATTTAAATATTATTTTGGGCTTATGTGTTGGACATGATTCTTTGTTTATAAAATATTCAGAAGCTCCAATAACTGTTTTTGCAGTAAAAGATAGGATTTTGGCACATAATCCATTAGGCGCAATATATCAAGCAGACTCTTACTATAAAGACAAGCTATTTCCTAAAAAGAAATAACACTATCTTTATAATAAGACATTAGTACACAATCTTTATATTATGTGACATAAAAATAGAATTAATGCGGTGCAAAAATATATTACTTAAAAATTGCTAGTTGAGAGTAAACATGATGATGGTACTACCCCCTATTTAAGAAATCCTTTCAATATAGTATCTTCAGCTTCTTTTTCCGAAAGTCCTAATGACATAAGTTTTATAAGCTGATCACTAGCAATTTTTCCTATAGCAGCTTCATGTATAAGTTGTGAGTCTGAATGAAATGCTGATATTTTAGGTATAGATTGTACCGTTGCTTCATCCATTATTATGGAATCACATTGAATATGACCCCTGCATCTCTCATATCCAGACATATTTAAATGAAATAGTTGTTTTGACTCGTCTCGTGCTACAGAACGAGAAATTATTCGTGCAGAAGAATCTCTTCCTACCATTTCTACATTTATCTTAGACTCTGCATCTTGATTTTTATATGTAAGAAGTCTCTCTGATACTACAGCTCTAGCATTTTTATGAAGCTTTATTTCTGTATCCCTTTTAGTACTGCTTACTCCTTTTATTTGGACTAGCTCTAATTCAGCAAATCCTCCTTCTTCAACTTCTATTATTGTTTTAGGATTCAATATTCTCTCACCATTCCCACTGCCTTCTCCAAAATGTCTCTCTACATATTTTATGCGAGCACCTTTCCTGACAAAAAATTCATGGACTCCATCATGCTGGGATTTTTTCTCACCTGGATTATGTATACCACAACCTGCCACTATAAGTACATCTGACCCCTCACCAATTTCAAAAGTGTTATACACAACATCATTTAACCCTTCTTGTGTTAAAATTACAGGTATATGTACACTTTCACCTTTAGTACCAGGTTTTACTATTATGTCTATACCCGGCTTATCTTTTTTTGTAACTATATCTATATTGGCTGTAGTATTTCTTGCAACCTTTTCTCCGTTTCTTCTTATATTATAAGCACCAATTGGCAATTCATGAAGTCCTGACATTTGACTTAACATACTTTTATCCAATTCATCCAACATCTAAAAAGTACCTCCTTTTTGACAAATCTCGCCGCATTTACAATTATCATTCTTTTTTATTTTATCAAGTATATTCTCTTTTGAAGTTATTTCTTTAATTTGACCATCTGCAAGTATGATAACCTCATCTGCTAAATTTAAGATTCTCTCTTGGTGAGATATTATAATTATAGTAGTTTCTTTATTTTTATTCATATCTTCAAAAGTTTCAACTAACTTGTTAAAACTCCATAAATCTATTCCTGCTTCGGGCTCATCAAACAATGCAACTTCGAGGTTTCTAGCAAGTATAGTTGCTATTTCTATTCTCTTAAGTTCACCACCAGAAAGACTTGAATCAACATCCCTATTTATATAATCTTGAGCACAAAGTCCTACGTCCTGAAGTAATTTACATGTATTTACCTTATTATCCCCTGCAGCTAGGTTTAGCAATTGATTTACTTTTATACCTTTAAATCTTGCAGGCTGTTGGAATGCAAATCCTATACCCTTTTTAGCTCTCTCGGTAATATCTAAATCTGCGATATTTTCTCCATCTAATAATATATCTCCCGAAGAAGCTTTATATATTCCCATTATTGTTTTGGCTAAAGATGATTTACCACCACCATTTGGGCCAGTAATTACATATATTTTATTCTTTTCAAACTTTAAGTTTATATCTTTTAAAATATCGATTTTTCCATTATCATTTTCTATTTCAAGACATAAATTTTTTAATTCTAACATCTATCTAATCCTCCTTATTATATTAAAATTATTTTACACTATTATATTAAAGTTATTTTTATACTGATGTCTAATAAATATATTGCATATGTATTAGCAGTCATTATATCATCTATTCTATTAAATTTTTATTTAAGTATTTCAACATTTTCATAAATGGTTTTCTTCTCATTAGATGAAATAACTTTATCTGTAATATATGCTATTATAATAATTACAGGTATATCGATAGCATATCGGGTAATCATAAATTTCCATCCCATTACTGATGCTTCAAATAATGATATAGGTATTTTTGTAGCAGACCATGCTCCTATAAAAATTAGCACATTGAAAAAAGCACTTCCCTTTTTCATCAAAACTGCAGCAAAAGGAAAAGAAACATATACCGGTCCAGCAGCAAATGAACCTAATAGAAAAGCAATAATCATACCTTTTAATCCTGAACCTTTTCCCATAAGTTTTATCATTGTTTCCTTTTGTACCCAAGCATCCAAAAGCCCCATCAAAATAAAGATCGGTGGCATAATAGCAAGCAATTCCTTTAAATTATCTGCCGTTCCCTCTAACGAATTTATTC contains:
- a CDS encoding AbrB/MazE/SpoVT family DNA-binding domain-containing protein, which produces MKHPKDKYAWTVKIGEKGQFVIPKEARDIFDIKPGDTIIVLADKKKGIAIPPKSLFTKLTETIFDGDISEREGDKE
- a CDS encoding DUF2127 domain-containing protein → MKFSTNSNIFHKGFEIGILIKFIDGFLEIIGGVLLLFLNPSRLSDLVVLLTQHELSEDPRDVIANFMIKLSSKFTISTQYFGVFYLISHGIVKLILIIFLWKRKSWAYPLTIISLILFIIYQIYRYILHPSSWLIILTVFDIIMIILTFIEYRRIKNFPN
- a CDS encoding DUF1847 domain-containing protein; its protein translation is MYYCALCTIHACNKKDLDKAPKNCPSLDEKMKKIKEVYKDEENFKIAKASALVVSEGYGEKTRLEETIDFAKRCQYKNIGIAFCVGLSNEAKILSKVLSYNGFTVNSVICKNGGISKDFIDIDSNVPMCNPIGQANFLNEAKTDLNIILGLCVGHDSLFIKYSEAPITVFAVKDRILAHNPLGAIYQADSYYKDKLFPKKK
- a CDS encoding SufB/SufD family protein, which translates into the protein MLDELDKSMLSQMSGLHELPIGAYNIRRNGEKVARNTTANIDIVTKKDKPGIDIIVKPGTKGESVHIPVILTQEGLNDVVYNTFEIGEGSDVLIVAGCGIHNPGEKKSQHDGVHEFFVRKGARIKYVERHFGEGSGNGERILNPKTIIEVEEGGFAELELVQIKGVSSTKRDTEIKLHKNARAVVSERLLTYKNQDAESKINVEMVGRDSSARIISRSVARDESKQLFHLNMSGYERCRGHIQCDSIIMDEATVQSIPKISAFHSDSQLIHEAAIGKIASDQLIKLMSLGLSEKEAEDTILKGFLK
- a CDS encoding ABC transporter ATP-binding protein, with product MLELKNLCLEIENDNGKIDILKDINLKFEKNKIYVITGPNGGGKSSLAKTIMGIYKASSGDILLDGENIADLDITERAKKGIGFAFQQPARFKGIKVNQLLNLAAGDNKVNTCKLLQDVGLCAQDYINRDVDSSLSGGELKRIEIATILARNLEVALFDEPEAGIDLWSFNKLVETFEDMNKNKETTIIIISHQERILNLADEVIILADGQIKEITSKENILDKIKKNDNCKCGEICQKGGTF
- a CDS encoding permease, which gives rise to MMKRILKRYRTFGIILIINLILLLVKPSLGINSLEGTADNLKELLAIMPPIFILMGLLDAWVQKETMIKLMGKGSGLKGMIIAFLLGSFAAGPVYVSFPFAAVLMKKGSAFFNVLIFIGAWSATKIPISLFEASVMGWKFMITRYAIDIPVIIIIAYITDKVISSNEKKTIYENVEILK